From the genome of Tepidisphaeraceae bacterium, one region includes:
- a CDS encoding PEP-CTERM sorting domain-containing protein: MWKNNAGLCRTVLMSAAVVAAVPVMGEAAVIPISGNTADAAPRSNNSVIDATNATFFVGHGSDNNVGSPVFVFQLPALPAGEGVTSAVFDGRYSADDSEDLRVDLYALAVRSSATVLASDFGEGETPAGPVGQTKIADDFVTGSTSQGRLTTNASQSLVLGGFLAANYSAGEYLFVRLTPVNPDRDGTNDRYRFNTANDPDLGDQPILTLTTAEAVVPEPTSFALAAAGAGLLMVRRRR, encoded by the coding sequence ATGTGGAAGAACAACGCAGGTTTGTGTCGAACCGTTCTCATGTCAGCTGCGGTCGTGGCTGCCGTCCCGGTCATGGGTGAAGCTGCCGTCATTCCGATCAGCGGGAACACCGCCGATGCGGCGCCGCGGTCCAACAACTCCGTCATCGACGCTACCAACGCCACCTTCTTCGTCGGCCATGGCAGCGATAACAACGTCGGGTCGCCGGTGTTCGTCTTCCAGCTGCCGGCGCTGCCTGCTGGCGAGGGCGTAACGTCGGCTGTGTTTGACGGTCGCTACTCTGCGGATGATTCGGAAGACCTACGGGTCGATCTCTACGCTCTGGCGGTCCGGAGTTCAGCGACGGTCCTCGCGAGCGACTTCGGAGAGGGCGAGACGCCGGCCGGGCCGGTGGGGCAGACGAAGATCGCCGACGACTTCGTGACCGGGTCAACCTCCCAAGGCCGGCTCACCACGAACGCATCCCAGTCCCTCGTGCTCGGCGGCTTTCTCGCGGCCAACTATTCTGCAGGCGAATACCTGTTCGTCCGTCTGACGCCGGTCAACCCGGATAGGGACGGCACCAACGACCGGTACCGTTTCAACACCGCCAACGATCCGGATCTTGGTGATCAGCCGATCCTGACGTTGACCACGGCGGAGGCGGTCGTTCCCGAGCCGACGTCCTTTGCGCTGGCCGCAGCTGGCGCGGGATTGCTCATGGTTCGGCGACGCCGGTAA
- a CDS encoding carbohydrate-binding protein, protein MSFAPRFASIASLFGSSATVASATLDATRAGTSHAARPFAVERLEERVLFALPTGWSVADVGVDGMTVAADYADGTFTVASNARTLAPNQTSENFRFVYQERTGNFEIVGRLDTLSPTKSDSARFGLMVRETLAADSRYAFTFHRGRDGNTIVRDAPGGPSREIKYFNTTDQTSVELNGPNWFRIMRWGDHVSIYRSDHPGNWGRPASAIQLTDMSSTIHLGLAVGSTHSSATTVTGTASDVTVSELRPQHKTSWLGNTWEGANRQVPMNLRSMYVDPATGTIYTAGGPDEQGPEGVVMDTDGKWKASLYVTGKSIGVGDGRLYVDRNWTSNGVTHYGIRRFDPDGSKANFTGASDGNFLPVSTTGKVRGVAVSESADELYLSTYSDSLGDTGTIHVFDTNNLAAGAKRTFAVARPAQLALDAGGNLWVTQTGDAASAPRVLRYSATGTLQRTVNGPSGWNPRGLTFDAGNGRLLVADSGPDQNVKIYNSATLGSSTISSASSTFGDTGGVFGGATPGAWGPKKLWFPYAVGVDNAGAIYVGGGGTGFDANDLKDGSEIRKFASTSASTPTWARYGLEGMTNAHVDPAADTNAHSPLHRYSLNYANTAPGGEWGGRYQAVTLDPFRYPHDPRIGSNNEDLGGGVQVVNKGGAKFLFAYSQGWNGGQKLSAYRFDGEIAVPMSLFYGDAPDDVSKWPFNRANVAAEKTSILWQDDGDGQMEAGEYTDISAVLTYTKYNAQWFVDGNADVWFYHGGRAMERWVSTLTADGRLTYALDPVAYSRPAEVDSIYGRSVFYDAANDRMYFLASTKLRPDKTNPAYISAHNTELMRYDGWLTGSPALAWRAEMPTRELKGRFVNGHEVDVPAQVSVAGGYVFVANQPGYITAFSNETGARVSVIAPGPEVGESTGLYDTARAINAHQRSNGEYVLLAEENEWGKVMLYRDAGLPPSTPDTLVPKAVSSTRIDLTWTDRSTVEGGFKVERATDPLGLWKQVGANVAASSGGAGGTVSFSDTTVAAGQTYYYRVRAYGSTSGDAMASVPVGVTSPPTSSAFSSVKVNFQPDVKSDASGNATTVEVPTGFLADNGLFYGDRGNGYTYGWDSSQPRYYAVDEDSANAPDQQRDTLISLHTAPGRRWEMAVPNGIYRVRIVGGDPRASGTSTYKVAAEGTLVLDGTVTSTNRYLDATRDVTVTDGMLTVTAAAGDGNNSKINFIEVTQVMTQARHQAEDATLAGGAVVASNHAGAEGTFVDFPTNGGTATWSNVSAATAGSYTLKFRYANGGSSGARTAGLSVNGSSIAGGVTFASTGSWSTWTTVSITVNLLAASNSIVLSSIGQDAGNVDWLEVVPA, encoded by the coding sequence ATGTCTTTCGCCCCACGATTCGCGTCCATCGCCAGCCTGTTCGGTTCGTCGGCCACCGTTGCCTCGGCGACGCTCGATGCCACGCGCGCCGGCACGTCCCACGCGGCGCGTCCTTTTGCGGTCGAGCGCTTGGAAGAGCGCGTGCTTTTCGCGTTGCCGACGGGCTGGTCGGTGGCGGACGTCGGCGTCGATGGTATGACCGTCGCCGCCGACTACGCCGATGGCACGTTCACCGTGGCCAGCAACGCCCGGACGTTGGCGCCCAACCAGACGAGCGAGAACTTCCGCTTCGTCTACCAAGAGCGGACCGGCAACTTCGAGATCGTCGGCCGCCTCGACACGCTCTCGCCGACCAAGTCGGACTCGGCCCGGTTCGGGCTGATGGTCCGCGAGACGCTCGCCGCCGACAGCCGCTATGCCTTCACGTTCCACCGTGGCCGCGACGGCAACACGATCGTCCGCGACGCCCCGGGCGGCCCGTCAAGGGAGATCAAGTACTTCAACACCACCGATCAGACGAGCGTTGAACTCAACGGCCCCAACTGGTTCCGCATCATGCGATGGGGTGACCACGTCAGCATCTACCGCTCCGACCACCCTGGGAACTGGGGGCGGCCCGCCAGCGCAATCCAGCTAACGGACATGAGCAGCACGATCCACCTCGGGCTCGCCGTCGGCTCCACGCACTCCAGCGCCACCACTGTCACGGGCACCGCCAGTGACGTGACGGTCAGCGAGCTCAGGCCCCAGCACAAGACGTCCTGGCTTGGCAACACGTGGGAGGGGGCGAACCGGCAGGTGCCGATGAACCTAAGGTCGATGTACGTCGATCCCGCCACGGGCACAATTTACACCGCCGGCGGCCCCGACGAGCAGGGGCCCGAGGGCGTCGTGATGGACACCGACGGCAAGTGGAAGGCGAGCCTGTACGTCACCGGCAAGTCGATCGGCGTCGGCGACGGCCGCCTGTACGTGGACCGGAACTGGACCAGCAATGGCGTCACGCATTACGGCATCCGTCGCTTCGATCCCGACGGCAGCAAAGCCAACTTCACCGGGGCGAGCGACGGCAACTTCCTGCCCGTCTCCACCACCGGCAAGGTGCGCGGGGTCGCCGTCAGCGAGTCGGCGGACGAGCTTTACCTCAGTACGTACTCCGACTCGCTCGGGGACACGGGGACCATCCACGTCTTCGACACCAACAACCTCGCCGCCGGGGCCAAGCGCACGTTCGCCGTCGCCCGGCCGGCGCAGCTCGCCCTCGACGCGGGCGGGAATCTCTGGGTCACGCAGACGGGCGACGCCGCCAGCGCGCCGCGCGTACTCCGGTACTCGGCAACCGGGACGCTCCAGCGGACTGTCAACGGACCGTCGGGGTGGAACCCGCGCGGACTGACCTTCGACGCCGGCAACGGCCGGCTGCTCGTGGCCGACTCGGGGCCCGACCAGAACGTCAAGATCTACAACAGCGCCACGCTCGGCTCGTCGACGATCAGCTCCGCATCGAGCACGTTCGGCGACACCGGCGGGGTCTTCGGCGGCGCCACGCCTGGCGCGTGGGGCCCGAAGAAGCTGTGGTTCCCCTACGCCGTCGGCGTCGACAACGCCGGGGCGATCTACGTCGGCGGTGGCGGGACCGGTTTCGACGCGAACGACCTCAAGGACGGCAGCGAGATCCGCAAGTTCGCGTCCACGTCGGCCAGCACGCCCACTTGGGCGCGGTATGGGCTGGAAGGGATGACCAACGCCCACGTCGACCCGGCGGCGGACACGAACGCCCACTCGCCCCTGCACCGCTACAGCCTCAACTACGCCAACACCGCCCCGGGCGGCGAGTGGGGCGGCCGCTACCAGGCGGTCACGCTCGACCCGTTCCGCTACCCGCACGATCCCCGGATCGGGAGCAACAACGAAGACCTCGGCGGCGGCGTGCAGGTCGTCAACAAGGGCGGCGCCAAGTTCCTCTTCGCCTACTCGCAGGGATGGAACGGCGGCCAGAAACTCTCCGCCTACCGCTTCGACGGCGAGATCGCGGTGCCGATGAGCCTCTTCTACGGCGACGCCCCCGACGACGTGAGCAAGTGGCCCTTCAACCGTGCCAACGTCGCGGCGGAGAAGACGTCGATCCTGTGGCAGGACGACGGCGACGGCCAGATGGAGGCCGGCGAGTACACCGACATCAGCGCCGTGCTGACGTACACGAAGTACAACGCGCAATGGTTCGTCGACGGCAACGCCGACGTCTGGTTTTACCATGGCGGGCGCGCGATGGAGCGTTGGGTCTCGACGCTCACCGCCGACGGCCGGCTCACGTACGCCCTCGACCCAGTCGCCTACAGTCGGCCCGCCGAGGTGGACTCGATCTACGGGCGGTCAGTGTTCTACGACGCGGCCAACGACCGCATGTACTTCCTGGCCAGCACCAAGCTCCGGCCCGACAAGACCAACCCAGCGTACATCAGCGCGCACAACACCGAGCTCATGCGCTACGACGGCTGGCTCACCGGCTCGCCCGCCCTCGCGTGGCGTGCCGAGATGCCGACGCGCGAACTCAAGGGACGGTTTGTCAACGGGCACGAAGTCGACGTCCCGGCACAGGTATCGGTGGCCGGCGGCTACGTGTTCGTCGCCAACCAGCCCGGGTACATCACGGCCTTCAGCAACGAGACCGGCGCCCGCGTCTCGGTCATCGCGCCGGGGCCAGAGGTGGGCGAGTCCACGGGCCTGTACGACACGGCCCGCGCCATCAACGCCCACCAGCGGTCCAACGGCGAGTACGTCCTGCTCGCTGAGGAGAACGAGTGGGGCAAGGTCATGCTCTACCGTGATGCCGGCCTGCCGCCCTCCACGCCCGACACGCTCGTCCCCAAAGCGGTTTCGTCCACCCGCATCGACCTCACCTGGACGGACCGGTCGACCGTGGAGGGCGGGTTTAAGGTCGAGCGGGCCACCGACCCGCTGGGCCTCTGGAAACAGGTGGGCGCGAACGTCGCGGCGTCGTCGGGTGGCGCTGGGGGCACGGTGAGCTTCTCGGACACCACCGTCGCGGCTGGGCAGACCTACTACTACCGCGTCCGCGCGTACGGCAGCACGTCCGGCGACGCAATGGCGTCGGTCCCGGTGGGGGTGACGAGCCCCCCGACCTCCTCCGCGTTCTCGTCCGTGAAGGTCAACTTCCAGCCTGACGTCAAATCCGACGCCTCGGGCAACGCGACGACGGTCGAGGTGCCGACCGGGTTCTTGGCCGACAACGGACTGTTCTACGGCGACCGCGGCAACGGATACACCTACGGTTGGGACAGCAGCCAGCCGCGGTACTACGCGGTCGACGAGGACAGCGCCAACGCGCCTGACCAGCAGCGGGACACGCTGATCTCCCTGCACACGGCGCCAGGCCGGCGGTGGGAAATGGCGGTGCCCAACGGCATTTACCGCGTCCGCATCGTCGGCGGCGACCCCCGCGCCTCGGGCACCAGCACGTACAAGGTCGCCGCCGAGGGTACGCTCGTTTTGGATGGCACCGTCACCAGCACCAACAGGTACCTCGACGCCACGCGGGACGTGACGGTGACCGACGGCATGCTCACCGTCACCGCCGCCGCTGGCGACGGCAACAACTCCAAGATCAACTTCATCGAGGTGACCCAGGTGATGACGCAGGCGCGTCATCAAGCCGAGGACGCGACGCTCGCCGGCGGCGCCGTCGTCGCGAGCAACCACGCCGGGGCCGAGGGCACGTTCGTTGACTTCCCCACCAACGGCGGCACGGCGACGTGGTCCAACGTCAGCGCTGCCACCGCGGGCAGCTACACGCTGAAGTTCCGCTACGCCAACGGCGGCTCGTCGGGCGCCCGCACGGCAGGGCTGAGCGTCAACGGCTCGTCGATTGCCGGGGGTGTTACGTTCGCTTCAACCGGGTCGTGGAGCACGTGGACGACCGTGAGTATCACCGTCAACCTGCTCGCCGCCAGTAACTCGATCGTCCTCTCCAGCATCGGACAGGATGCCGGCAACGTCGACTGGCTGGAGGTCGTGCCGGCATAA
- a CDS encoding carbohydrate-binding family 9-like protein — protein sequence MTCLNVDSRKRDGGTRYLPRLARGASALMIGAALTATIGTMFAQTRPAEHAALAVPRGGVAPRMDASADDPAWRDAARIERLALAEGPQAESVEPVATEVRLLWRPEALYVRFINKDDEPYAPHEGRDAMHHDGDVVEVFVDPVGDGRQWYEIQVSPANGVLDKLYVMTAPPTTDDDGRLTGPSRRELWQLLEHDIPGLRTAAGPTDGGWIADVAIPAGALVKRTGGKALAPIAMRLNLVRYDRPTAATDGTRGAVFMNWVPARWGQPHVSPARMGRIELRETSAAR from the coding sequence ATGACCTGCTTGAACGTCGATAGCCGCAAACGTGACGGAGGGACGCGCTACCTACCCCGCCTTGCGCGTGGCGCGTCGGCGCTGATGATCGGCGCCGCACTGACGGCCACGATCGGCACCATGTTCGCCCAGACGCGGCCAGCGGAGCACGCTGCGCTCGCCGTGCCGCGCGGAGGCGTGGCGCCACGGATGGACGCCTCGGCCGACGATCCCGCGTGGCGCGACGCCGCCCGCATCGAACGCCTTGCGCTCGCCGAGGGCCCGCAGGCGGAATCGGTCGAACCGGTGGCCACCGAGGTTCGGCTGCTCTGGCGGCCGGAGGCGCTGTACGTTCGATTCATCAACAAGGACGATGAGCCGTACGCCCCCCACGAGGGCCGGGACGCGATGCACCACGACGGCGACGTCGTGGAGGTCTTCGTCGACCCCGTCGGCGACGGGCGGCAGTGGTACGAGATCCAGGTGTCGCCGGCCAACGGGGTCCTCGACAAGCTCTACGTCATGACCGCGCCGCCAACGACGGACGACGACGGCCGGCTGACCGGCCCGTCACGACGGGAGCTGTGGCAGCTGCTCGAACATGACATCCCCGGACTGAGGACGGCAGCGGGCCCCACCGACGGCGGGTGGATCGCGGACGTGGCGATCCCGGCCGGCGCGCTCGTGAAACGCACGGGGGGCAAGGCGCTGGCGCCCATCGCGATGCGACTGAACCTCGTGCGCTACGATCGCCCGACCGCCGCCACCGACGGCACCCGCGGGGCGGTGTTCATGAACTGGGTGCCGGCGCGGTGGGGACAGCCCCACGTCTCACCGGCACGGATGGGTCGGATCGAACTGCGAGAGACAAGCGCCGCCCGCTGA
- a CDS encoding DUF5597 domain-containing protein: MPLPETVAHSVPRLVRDAAGATRLHVAGRPVTLLAGECHNSASSSVRHMDEVVWPAAVAMNLNALLAPITWELTEPTEGHFDLTLLDALVAGARARGTYLVPLWFGAYKNTWSTYAPAWVRTDLGRFPRTEVPAGEPRGQQSVLDPNVLAADARAFAAVMRRVRELDPGGAVVPMVQVQNEVGLLGSARDRSPAADAAFAGPVPRELTAHLAAHEGELREEVAAPWRAAGRRAEGSWTQVFGSGLDAEEFFSAWHFGRYCATVAAAGRAEHDLPMFVNAWLVQHPGQQPGGYPSGGPVARVWDVWRAAVSSVSAAGRPVVELTAPDIYIDDFADACADYVRERNPLLVPESKPDEHAAARALYAVGEHAAIGFAPFGFEGMSGRAAAQLAEVYRLLGELAPLLGAREPGRVRGALIRDGEATELDVGGYRLRVASPRASTGGQANPVAGAGGAAIAADAAGEHRRAAVDGGLLAIALADDEFLLIGYGVVARFLPAAASSPRVDFLELWEGDWREGRWLPGRCLNGDERHLRLDPDVAVRRCRVYAY; encoded by the coding sequence ATGCCCTTGCCCGAAACCGTTGCCCATTCCGTTCCCCGCCTCGTCCGCGACGCTGCCGGCGCCACGCGCCTCCACGTCGCCGGCCGGCCCGTCACGCTGCTGGCGGGCGAATGCCACAACTCGGCCTCGTCGTCCGTCCGGCACATGGACGAGGTCGTCTGGCCGGCGGCGGTGGCGATGAACCTCAACGCGCTGCTGGCGCCAATCACGTGGGAACTGACCGAGCCCACCGAGGGCCACTTCGACCTCACGCTCCTGGACGCCCTCGTCGCCGGCGCGCGGGCTCGCGGCACGTACCTCGTTCCGCTGTGGTTCGGCGCGTACAAGAACACGTGGAGCACCTACGCGCCCGCGTGGGTGCGGACGGACCTCGGCCGCTTCCCGCGCACGGAGGTGCCGGCGGGCGAGCCGCGCGGCCAGCAGTCGGTCCTGGACCCCAACGTGCTCGCCGCCGACGCGCGGGCCTTCGCCGCCGTCATGCGGCGGGTGAGGGAGCTGGACCCGGGCGGCGCGGTCGTCCCGATGGTGCAGGTGCAGAACGAGGTTGGGCTGCTCGGCTCGGCCCGGGACCGTTCGCCGGCCGCCGACGCGGCGTTCGCCGGGCCGGTGCCGCGCGAGCTGACGGCGCATCTCGCTGCGCACGAGGGGGAGCTTCGCGAGGAGGTTGCTGCTCCCTGGCGGGCGGCGGGGCGGCGGGCCGAGGGGTCTTGGACGCAGGTCTTCGGATCGGGACTTGACGCCGAGGAGTTCTTCAGCGCCTGGCACTTCGGCCGCTACTGCGCGACCGTGGCGGCGGCGGGACGGGCCGAGCACGACTTGCCGATGTTCGTCAACGCTTGGCTGGTGCAGCACCCGGGCCAACAGCCGGGCGGTTACCCCAGCGGTGGGCCGGTTGCTCGGGTGTGGGACGTGTGGCGCGCCGCGGTGTCGAGCGTGAGCGCCGCCGGGCGGCCGGTCGTCGAGTTGACGGCGCCCGACATCTACATCGACGACTTTGCCGACGCTTGCGCCGACTACGTCCGCGAGCGTAACCCGCTGTTGGTCCCCGAGTCCAAGCCCGACGAGCACGCGGCGGCCCGTGCGTTGTATGCGGTGGGCGAGCACGCGGCGATCGGCTTCGCGCCATTCGGCTTCGAGGGCATGAGCGGCCGGGCTGCGGCGCAACTCGCCGAGGTGTACCGGTTGCTGGGCGAGCTTGCGCCGTTGCTCGGCGCGCGGGAACCCGGCCGCGTTCGCGGAGCGCTGATTCGTGACGGGGAGGCGACGGAACTGGACGTGGGGGGGTACCGCCTGCGCGTCGCGTCGCCGCGCGCCTCCACTGGTGGCCAGGCGAATCCGGTGGCCGGCGCCGGCGGCGCGGCCATCGCCGCCGATGCTGCCGGTGAACACCGGCGCGCCGCAGTCGACGGTGGGCTGCTGGCCATCGCGCTGGCGGACGACGAGTTCCTGCTGATCGGCTACGGCGTGGTCGCCAGGTTCCTGCCGGCGGCCGCGTCGTCGCCGCGGGTGGACTTCCTCGAACTGTGGGAGGGCGATTGGCGCGAGGGCCGCTGGTTGCCGGGCCGCTGTCTCAACGGCGACGAGCGTCACCTGCGCCTCGACCCCGACGTCGCCGTCCGGCGATGCAGGGTTTACGCCTATTGA
- a CDS encoding fatty acid desaturase, producing MSEAPPATQLPTIGELGADLLTITRERRALTLATPFICVAAYFVLASVRLWPLAVLSLMYLSFVTYGSISHDLVHRTLALPRRWNEFFLTTIELLAFRSGHAYRLAHLHHHARFPHDDDIEGTAAKMSFWRTLLEGVIFQPRIMWWALAHKHQLRHVVAMEVVAALGLLLICLVTLAWTPLFGVYAVLMVMGAWVIPLVTSYLPHNPEGATALLQTKLFRGKVASIIAMEHLYHLEHHLYPMVPHHNWPELARRLDPVFKSAGIRPIVLGF from the coding sequence ATGTCCGAAGCACCGCCTGCAACGCAGCTCCCAACGATTGGCGAATTGGGCGCCGATCTCTTGACGATCACTCGCGAGCGGCGAGCCCTGACGCTGGCAACGCCCTTCATCTGCGTGGCCGCCTACTTCGTCCTGGCATCCGTGCGGCTATGGCCGCTGGCCGTGCTGTCGCTGATGTACCTGAGCTTCGTCACCTATGGGTCGATCTCTCATGACCTCGTCCACCGCACGCTAGCATTGCCTCGGCGGTGGAACGAGTTCTTTCTGACGACGATCGAACTGCTCGCGTTCCGCTCCGGACACGCTTATCGCCTGGCGCACCTGCATCACCACGCGCGGTTCCCGCACGACGACGACATCGAAGGCACCGCAGCGAAGATGTCGTTCTGGCGGACGCTCCTGGAGGGCGTGATTTTTCAGCCGCGGATCATGTGGTGGGCGCTGGCGCACAAGCATCAGTTACGGCACGTTGTGGCGATGGAGGTAGTCGCTGCCCTGGGCTTGCTGCTGATCTGTCTGGTGACGCTGGCTTGGACGCCATTGTTCGGCGTCTATGCCGTGCTGATGGTGATGGGCGCGTGGGTGATCCCGCTGGTCACGTCGTACCTGCCGCACAACCCCGAAGGGGCCACGGCACTGCTGCAGACGAAGCTGTTTCGCGGAAAGGTCGCGTCGATCATTGCGATGGAGCACCTCTACCATCTCGAGCACCACCTCTACCCGATGGTGCCGCACCACAACTGGCCCGAGCTGGCGCGACGGCTCGATCCGGTGTTCAAGTCAGCCGGCATCCGGCCGATCGTGTTGGGCTTCTAA
- a CDS encoding CPXCG motif-containing cysteine-rich protein, whose translation MRKKRKKRKRRRLIDEGAYVCPSCGEQIEIPLDPSAGSDQVYVEDCPVCCNPNVIHLEFLGPEEPPRVWAEAE comes from the coding sequence ATGCGAAAGAAACGGAAAAAGCGAAAGCGCCGGCGTCTCATCGATGAGGGCGCCTACGTCTGCCCGAGCTGCGGCGAGCAGATTGAGATCCCGCTCGACCCCTCGGCGGGCAGCGACCAAGTGTACGTCGAGGACTGTCCCGTGTGCTGCAACCCGAACGTGATCCACCTTGAGTTCCTTGGCCCAGAGGAGCCGCCAAGGGTGTGGGCAGAGGCAGAGTAA
- a CDS encoding SGNH/GDSL hydrolase family protein, giving the protein MDTGTSQRNVLNGRTVAVAIVALAVFAAWWTHGRAGPAGSVSPSQRAQPLVPSGRVGEFSFLALGDSYTIGQGIAAVDRWPMQAAAVRAAGVDLADPAILAHSGWSTGDLLRAMDAAQLASHYDCVTLMIGVNNQYQRRPVEEYRQQFQTLLDRATRLAGGNAQRVVVLSIPDWSVANGMSGGHAGGGSPDIDRFNAACHDLTKRAGAAWVDVTPISRDAAGDEAMFAADRLQPSAKQYALWTTPAAAAIAASLK; this is encoded by the coding sequence TTGGACACGGGCACGAGCCAACGGAACGTTCTGAACGGGCGCACGGTCGCGGTGGCGATCGTCGCGTTGGCGGTCTTCGCGGCCTGGTGGACGCACGGCCGTGCGGGGCCAGCGGGCAGTGTATCGCCGTCTCAGCGTGCTCAGCCGCTCGTGCCAAGCGGGCGCGTCGGGGAGTTTTCGTTCCTCGCGCTCGGTGACTCCTACACGATCGGTCAGGGCATCGCCGCAGTCGACCGCTGGCCCATGCAGGCGGCGGCAGTTCGAGCGGCCGGGGTCGACTTGGCGGACCCGGCCATCCTCGCCCATTCGGGGTGGTCCACCGGTGACCTGCTTCGGGCGATGGACGCCGCGCAGCTCGCGAGCCATTACGACTGCGTGACGTTGATGATCGGGGTGAACAACCAGTACCAGCGTCGGCCGGTGGAGGAGTATCGCCAGCAGTTTCAGACGCTGCTTGACCGCGCGACCCGATTGGCCGGCGGGAACGCGCAGCGCGTGGTCGTGCTGTCGATCCCCGATTGGAGCGTGGCCAACGGTATGTCCGGCGGCCACGCCGGCGGCGGTTCGCCCGACATCGACCGTTTCAACGCGGCGTGCCACGACCTGACGAAGAGGGCCGGGGCAGCATGGGTCGACGTGACGCCGATCAGCCGGGACGCGGCCGGTGACGAGGCGATGTTCGCGGCCGACCGGCTGCAGCCGTCGGCGAAACAGTACGCGTTGTGGACGACGCCCGCTGCGGCGGCGATCGCAGCATCGCTGAAGTAA